The bacterium DNA segment TATCAAAATCCACACGTTAACGAAAAACTACTTGAAAACATCGTATTTTTCACAACTTCTGATTAAAAAAATTTGACAAAATTAGGTTTTGCATTTTTAATTAAAGCATTATTTTTTAAAAATTGAAAGCAAACTAATATTTGAATGGCTAATGGCATTTATAAGTATTCCTAAAAGTTACTTTCTTCAAGTACTTGTATGGATTGGATCGTTAATTTTTCCTATTGAAAAGCAAAACAATAGTAATCTAATCCCAAACCTACTCCGAGAAGTGAAAGTTAAGTACGAGGATGTTCAGAAGAATATCAAAACATGTGCAACCAACAATAAGCTTTATTTACACAAAAATAATCATCCTGACACTTACTTGAATCAATTTAAAGAAGCAGCAGAGAGCAAGAAGGCAGAATTTTTAAATCATTGTAAATCTGTGGAAATTGTTTATAGCGATAAGGTAGATCAGTTAATTCTTGATTACATTGATTTTAAAAAAGGTTATGGATCAGCAGAAGAAAAAAAGCTATTTTAAAGCGTTGCCAAACGATTCTCATCGAATAAGAAACTACATTTTTAGACTACTTACAAAAAGAAATCAGGTATATATGTGGGACTCTCTGCCGAACAAATTGCACATCAAAGATCGCGCAGGACAATACAGCTGTTTAAACGTTAATGATTTTAAGAATTTTTCACAACAGTTCAATGAGAATATTTCTCAAGAGGAGCAGCTGATCTCAGCATTTTTATCAATTGGCAGCGACACATTTTTTATTAATGATGGCCAAAGATTCAATAATGCTCGAATGGAAGTTGATAACTGCATTGAAAGTGGGTATCAGGCTGGAACCGTGGGCGCTTCATTTGAAAGAGCAGAAGCGCTTGAATATAAACACATGCTGATTACATCATCTCAAAATACAACCACAAAAGGATATGGGCAAAAAAGTAGATCAATTTTAAAACATGTCTTTGCAAAGCTTTATCATGTTTTTGGCAGAGCTCCTTTGTATGAGACGAACGCAATTTGCCGGTGATGGAGCGGCATTTTCAGGAAATGAATCTTGGCTTAGCAAAGACATGCTTGACAATTCCGGAGAACCTGCAGCAATAGCAAGTGGTTTAAGCGGGGTCATTCAAAATTCGATGATTAATCCTGCGCTGAATGATGTGAATAGAATGAAGCTAATTTCCTATTCAATTCATTCAGCAAATTCTTGAAAATAGTTAGGTAAAATGATTTCTTTTTAAAAAATCTAAATCTGTCGTAAAACTGGACAAGCTGTTGGTATTCTTTTGATAAAAATAAAGATTGTGCCTATAAAAAATGTTTATAAAGATGTTACTACCATCTGCCTTCTGCCTTGCTAGTTTGGATGCTATGCAAACTAATATACAAGAACAGCAGCTCAAGGTTCAGCTTCATTCGTCAAAAACTAAGTTTGAAGAATATGAGAGTAATAAGCCTAAAGTAACTCCGTCAAAAAACAAGATTACATTAGATTTTTCTGAATATAAACTTGTTGGATATACAGTTACGCATAACACGGATATTATTTCTGCGGGTATTTTGCAAGAAAAACTTAGCATCCCCATTGTTTTGACATGTTCACAATGGCCATCAATAAAAATTACCTATAAACAACAAAGTAACCAAAGGTATGCTCATGGACAGTATGATTGGAAATTACCATTTAATAAGAAACAGATTGATCAATGGACGACCGAATCGTTTTTAGACAACTGTTTTTTGTTAGGTGCATGTGAAAATGGAATGGTAATTGCAAAAGTGAACACAAAAAACAATTTTGATTTTTTTGCGCAAAGACGACTCAATCAAATATTTGGCAAGCAATTTAGTGATGATCTTTTGTGCAATGTTACTTTATATGCAGTATTTTTTGAAGATGTAAATAATGTCAATAAACAAACAGGCAGAATTATTGAAAAAACAATGGCAGCTTTTGAAGAACAGAAGATAGAAAAAAAATTTCATTATGACAAAAATAATAAACTAACAGTTATCACACTTGCTTCGAATGCCAGTTTTACGGGAGATGAGATTGAAAACTATCAACATTATTTTCCAAAAGTTGGAATTACGCAAAACAGTGCAGTTATTATTCACACGCAGGATGCGTTTCTTAAATTAAGAAACAAAAAAAATATACGCACTTTTTCATATCAAAAGCCGGCATTCTCATATTGCTATAAAAAGCAGAATGATGAGTGGCATGTTAATACAGCTTTTACTGATGATTTTATAAAAGATGGTACCACAGATTTTGATTATATTAAGAATATTCATATGCTGAATCAAATAAACTGTTTGATTGTTTTTGACGATCATGTAGAAAAGATTGCGATTAATGAAAAGAGCAGTAGCAGCGAAAAAACGGTTGTTCATGAGTTAGTTAAGTTTTTTGATACTGAGAAGAATGAAACCTTTGGTACAAAAAAACATAAAATCATTGCAACTGCCTTCAATAAAGAGAATAAAGAATTACATGTGCTGTATGATTACAGGGATACAGTACAAAAGCTACTTGATAAAACAGTTGCATTTAAAACAAAATTTCCTGAACTTGTCATGCAACATGCGAATCAGTTAGAGCAGTTTTTGCAAAAAAATAAAAACAAAAAAACTGAAGTTAAACACTATGCTCAAAATGCAAAAATATTTGTACATGCACATGTAAAAAATCTGATTAAAGATTTTATTGCGTACAAAAAAACTCATGGCACACAAAAAGAAAAAGAGTATTACGCGCACATGACAGAAAAAAAGTTCATACAAGCTATTGTGGAAAAGAAGTATTTCATATTTTTTAACGCTAACGTGGAAAAAAATAAGTTTATTATAAATG contains these protein-coding regions:
- a CDS encoding DUF4804 domain-containing protein — translated: MDQQKKKSYFKALPNDSHRIRNYIFRLLTKRNQVYMWDSLPNKLHIKDRAGQYSCLNVNDFKNFSQQFNENISQEEQLISAFLSIGSDTFFINDGQRFNNARMEVDNCIESGYQAGTVGASFERAEALEYKHMLITSSQNTTTKGYGQKSRSILKHVFAKLYHVFGRAPLYETNAICR
- a CDS encoding DUF4804 domain-containing protein; translated protein: MLLPSAFCLASLDAMQTNIQEQQLKVQLHSSKTKFEEYESNKPKVTPSKNKITLDFSEYKLVGYTVTHNTDIISAGILQEKLSIPIVLTCSQWPSIKITYKQQSNQRYAHGQYDWKLPFNKKQIDQWTTESFLDNCFLLGACENGMVIAKVNTKNNFDFFAQRRLNQIFGKQFSDDLLCNVTLYAVFFEDVNNVNKQTGRIIEKTMAAFEEQKIEKKFHYDKNNKLTVITLASNASFTGDEIENYQHYFPKVGITQNSAVIIHTQDAFLKLRNKKNIRTFSYQKPAFSYCYKKQNDEWHVNTAFTDDFIKDGTTDFDYIKNIHMLNQINCLIVFDDHVEKIAINEKSSSSEKTVVHELVKFFDTEKNETFGTKKHKIIATAFNKENKELHVLYDYRDTVQKLLDKTVAFKTKFPELVMQHANQLEQFLQKNKNKKTEVKHYAQNAKIFVHAHVKNLIKDFIAYKKTHGTQKEKEYYAHMTEKKFIQAIVEKKYFIFFNANVEKNKFIINDGNQETTFNNFNEWKMYQTSYEQSEDFNLEKSLTIDEIKIASLISMMSQTHFINRGDRHNNAKIESEHLSQGYVAVQVDCCFETENWLEWQDILITADQNKIENGYGTKSVLDTTTVFNKDDFSQKTLLTIWKQFYQLMDRMSRMQSRIIFPTFDEAQKHFEENQRKDITQLKYIPLDREKSIYFHIYVYRSRMKAVIEPFLKEAEAVGKAENKAVLLYVTGLGLGNWSYLPKPYNDLQSLDALPKALQQEFKQYFDLQDNQKINVLKYLCTYLQIKIYEEYFESNKATKVKKLYFAWFLNKNENSDTELKLKANEQNTVVAHQDEYSKALRQWNQTEVFWTTLPPASHYFEDPKFITVSNVSSNGTTQVGNQYWFGKAYLSQLEASAAASCSYITTYLNPFINEQLLENIEFIE